In Rhodobacteraceae bacterium LMO-JJ12, a single window of DNA contains:
- a CDS encoding ABC transporter permease, producing the protein MIWVWGSLAFWLAAWALNTRLSKHKQTWVRFFVPTLFGITLLVLWEGMVRGFQINPVLLPPPSAIGKTFVGEISVLWGDLVQTFFKGALSGYVIGCSAAVLTAIAVDRSPFLQRGLLPVGNFVAALPIVGMAPIFVMWFGFGWQSKAAIVVVMVFFPMLVNTVQGLQSSEAMQRDLMHTYGASYPQRLFKLRLPAAMPFIFNGLKISTTLAMIGAIVAEFFGSPIQGMGFRISTEVGKLALDMVWSEIAVAAIVGSAFYGLVALAEKIITFWHPSQRG; encoded by the coding sequence ATGATCTGGGTCTGGGGCTCACTGGCGTTCTGGCTCGCCGCTTGGGCGTTGAACACACGGCTTTCCAAGCACAAGCAGACCTGGGTAAGATTCTTCGTGCCCACTCTGTTCGGTATCACCCTATTGGTCCTCTGGGAGGGGATGGTGCGCGGATTTCAAATCAACCCGGTGCTCCTTCCCCCACCTTCGGCCATTGGCAAAACCTTTGTCGGCGAGATTTCCGTGCTCTGGGGCGATCTGGTTCAGACCTTCTTCAAGGGCGCGCTTTCGGGCTATGTCATAGGGTGTTCCGCCGCCGTTCTCACGGCCATTGCGGTTGATCGTTCACCCTTCCTGCAACGCGGTCTTCTGCCGGTGGGCAATTTTGTCGCCGCGCTGCCGATTGTCGGCATGGCCCCGATCTTTGTGATGTGGTTCGGCTTTGGCTGGCAATCCAAGGCGGCGATTGTGGTCGTCATGGTGTTTTTTCCTATGTTGGTGAACACCGTGCAGGGCTTGCAATCGTCCGAGGCGATGCAGCGCGACCTGATGCATACATATGGTGCCAGCTATCCCCAACGCCTGTTCAAGCTGCGTCTTCCCGCCGCGATGCCCTTTATCTTCAACGGACTCAAGATCAGCACGACCCTGGCGATGATCGGCGCCATCGTTGCCGAATTTTTCGGCTCGCCAATTCAGGGTATGGGCTTTCGCATTTCCACCGAAGTGGGCAAGCTGGCGCTCGATATGGTCTGGTCCGAAATTGCCGTTGCCGCCATCGTCGGGTCGGCGTTCTACGGGCTGGTGGCGTTGGCGGAAAAGATAATAACCTTCTGGCACCCCTCACAACGAGGTTGA
- a CDS encoding ABC transporter substrate-binding protein: MKTLFGAALAGALAVGGSIAQAADDVTLQLKWVTQAQFGGYYVALDKGFYEEEGLNVTIKAGGPDVAPAQVIAGGGADVVIDWMPSALASREKGLDLVNIAQPFKSSGMMLTCLKDSGISSPDDFKGKTLGVWFGGNEYPFLSWMSKLGLSTDGGEDGVTVLKQGFNVDPILNGQADCISTMTYNEYWQVIDAGLTPEELVVFKYEDQGVATLEDGMYVLGENLKDDAFNDKMARFVRASMKGWKYAETNPDEAAMIVLDNDASGAQTEKHQTRMMREIAKLTAGSNGALDPADYERTVATLLSAGSDPVITKEPEGAWSHAISDVALK; this comes from the coding sequence ATGAAAACACTATTTGGCGCGGCACTTGCCGGTGCTCTGGCTGTCGGCGGCTCAATCGCCCAAGCGGCTGATGATGTGACCCTGCAACTCAAATGGGTGACTCAGGCTCAATTTGGCGGCTACTACGTCGCCCTCGACAAAGGGTTTTACGAAGAAGAAGGCCTCAACGTCACAATCAAGGCCGGTGGCCCCGATGTGGCCCCCGCACAGGTGATCGCCGGTGGCGGCGCGGACGTTGTGATTGACTGGATGCCGTCAGCATTGGCTTCGCGTGAAAAAGGTCTCGATCTCGTCAACATCGCCCAACCGTTCAAAAGCTCGGGCATGATGCTGACCTGCCTCAAGGACAGCGGGATTTCCTCACCCGATGATTTCAAGGGCAAAACGCTTGGCGTCTGGTTTGGCGGCAACGAATATCCCTTCCTCAGCTGGATGAGCAAACTTGGTCTCTCGACCGATGGTGGCGAAGATGGCGTCACGGTTCTGAAACAGGGCTTCAACGTCGATCCGATTCTCAACGGTCAGGCTGACTGCATTTCGACCATGACCTATAATGAATACTGGCAGGTCATCGACGCGGGTCTCACCCCCGAAGAACTGGTCGTGTTCAAATACGAGGATCAGGGCGTCGCAACGCTGGAAGACGGCATGTATGTGCTGGGCGAAAACCTCAAGGACGATGCCTTCAACGACAAGATGGCGCGTTTTGTGCGGGCCTCGATGAAGGGCTGGAAATACGCCGAAACGAATCCTGATGAAGCCGCAATGATCGTTCTCGACAATGATGCGTCAGGTGCGCAAACCGAAAAGCACCAAACCCGGATGATGCGCGAAATTGCCAAGCTGACGGCCGGTTCCAACGGCGCGCTTGACCCTGCGGACTACGAACGCACGGTGGCAACGCTTCTGTCAGCGGGTTCTGACCCGGTCATCACCAAAGAGCCGGAAGGCGCCTGGAGCCATGCAATCTCTGATGTTGCGCTGAAATAA